The Paroedura picta isolate Pp20150507F chromosome 6, Ppicta_v3.0, whole genome shotgun sequence genome segment TTGTAGGCTCTTAAGATATAAGGAAAATAATTCAAAGTCTGGTCTCAGAAAAAGATTTCCATAGAAAGCTAAAGGCCTATCAGAAAATTCAACTCTTTGAATTTTGAATTCAACTGCACAAGTAGAAACAAAGAAGTTTTCTTCTACAAAACCAGACTGCTGTACCTGATGCCAGGATCACTCATACTATGTCCATGATAACGATATGTCTGTAGCTCCATCACAATAGGACCCTAAAGAAAAGTTAATTTCTTTAATAGCTGTGAAAACAATGACACTGTGAgataatattttttattaaatataATGCCATCTAATCAAAACTAGTTAATTTTATATCGGCCCTTTAGGACATATTACAAAATTATTAGTTAGACTACTATACTAATAAGGGCCTGCTTGCCCACGAGTTTTAGATCACCATTTCCACCACATTCTGtccttttcaaacttttgatgatggaggagctcctgaaagaatttttcaggcttcatggagccctggaagtggactgaggggagaggcaggcaagtgGTTTAAGGAGCAGGTGtgaaggctccaccccctcctgggtgcagaaaccatgagagaactcacgtgggggggggacagcaatggaagtggctggttccctagtttgtggttcaatccattaaggtaggaggggaaaagcCGTGGATCGCCTCTGGAGTCCCCATGGATCCCATCCCTGTGTTAAAGAATCAAGcttctacctcaggggtagtcaaactgcggccctccagatgtccatggactacaattcccaggagcccctgccagcgaatgctggcaggggcttctgggaattgtagtccatggacatctggagggccgcagtttgactacccctgttctacctcTTGGCTGAAGGAATAACACATACTGGAAACTGGATATAGAGTAACTCTAGAGCAGGAAACTAGAACAGTAACTCTAGAGCATCACCTTACCCTTGTACCTTTGGCTAGATGTTTATGTTGGAAATGCAATAATTATTTAACTCAAACTATATCCAAGCTACATTTCGACAAGAGAAACTGTGTGAACACTGTAAATGAGCAATTAGCCTAAACGTACTTTCCCTGATCTGCAATGATCAGCAGCAAATTTCGTTGCTTCCCTTACAGCAAGAACATCCATGCCATCAACCTGTTGAAAAAATAAACAAGATTACTATTAAGACAGAAATTGAATAATGCAGACTCAGTTAACAGTCATTCCAATAGAGAATAGTAGAGAACAGTCACTCCAATAAAGAACAGTAAGATTCTTCTTACTCTAAGTCCTGGAATGAAGTCTCCTCTTTTATAGTAGTCTGTGCTGGCTGCAGCTCTTTCTACTGATGTACCCATTCCATATCGGTTGTTCTCACAGATAAAAATACACGGCAGCTTCCACAAGGCTGCCATGTTAAATGTTTCAAATATCTGACCCTGGAAGAAGACAAGATTTGgtgtattttaaaattcttttttcattttcCTCACCTCATTATCTGACCCATATTgggtatatacacacacacttagCAAACACAGCCTAACTGATTTCAGGGAAAGAACTCAAAGTAGAGTTACACCCTGCTAAGCCCATGGGACTTCAACAGATTTAGGAGGTTATTACTCTGCTCAGGACAACGCTATTACAGATAATTCTCAAGGCTTAGTTTCATTACACTAAAACAATATAGCATACGAGAACAGCCGGCAGAGATTGAAAATGCTAACAAAACCGCTATTAAACATTAGTAAAAAAACAACTTAGTAATACTGTGGAACCAGTAAAGAACAATCTAGATAAACAAGTTCAACAATTAAAAATAGTCAAAAGATACTTTTGATTACCTTCAGTATGTTTTTCTGTGTATTTTTATTTACAGTCTTATTTTATTCTGCCTTGAGTCTTTGTGGAGAGAAGGATAAAAATACCTAGCAGCACAATCAAGACAATCTCAAATAATGTGGCAGGGCCCAGAATCAATAAGAGTCTTCTGGAATAAGGAAATCTCAGTATCTGAAAGGCCTGAACTACTGTCTTTCACAATCTGAGAGAACAGCTGAAAAGCCTTCCATTCAGCATTTCAGCCAGTCTCAGCTCAGCTAATGCAGTTATGCCGCACAGGGTGTAAGAAGCAGATCTTAAGGCATTGTCAGGTACATAGGATGGAGGTAACCCATGAAGTACACTCATTCTAACACAACGGGATTTAAAAGATCAGACCAGCCCCATGGAAACTGAATGAAAACTAATGCAACTGGAGGTGTGTGGACACCATGCAATGCtacaatttatttcattcattcttgggcaggggaggggaggagaaacccAGAGCCTAATTTATATGCTCATAATAACTCTCAGCCCTCTTTTTTCAAAGCTTTCATGAAAAGTAATGACCAAATGTAatgcaaaaatgttttaaaagatataGCTTAGGATTCCAAAGCAAGCAGTCTGTTTTATACATGTGAACATAAGAACAACCTTGCTGAgtagaccagtgatccatctactCCAGTAATAGGGGACTAGAGTCACACCAAAGGTCCATCTAAATCCAGCATCTCATTTtccacagtgcccccccccccccagatgactCTGGAAAGTCTACAAGCCTATCTAACTGCACTTGAAGaacagaccaaacgcatttcgacccacaggggtcttcctcagtggtcaatatataatGTACAACGCTCTcttgtctaaaaataaatatgggCACTTTTACTCTTTAACTTTTCAACTGTAGATTTTTATCTCCATTTTCTTTTCAGAGTGGTGGTCTCAAACAatatatatcttagaaggtgggctccaaaaagaaacagttTAGAAACATTGGTTGAGGCTACACCAAACAGTAAGTCACCATCATGTTTATGAACATCACACATATACAATAAACTACACCTCCTTTTAaaatatactagaaaataagcccgctgtcgaagaaatatagcgggccctagcagagggggggagaacagactgtggggaaggaaggaaggaaggaaggaaggaaggaaggaaggaaggaaggaaggaaggaaggaaggaaggaaggaaggaaggaaggaaggaaggaaggaaggagaggaaaggaagaaggggagggagaaaaaagggcaaggggtggttgaagggatgggtagaagggagaaagaaaggaagtaaaggagagagacaggaagcaagtaagacggaaagacagagagacaggaaggagatggagaaatggaggaagtcaggaagtaagaaggaaggaaggaaggaagagaggtgggtgaaaggggaggggacaggggggcgtaggttgggggagaatgggggggcgaatcgggagggggaggtggggagaaaagagggggtagagaggagtgtgtgcttggatgtgtggagtgggggagaggaagtcaggaagtaagaaggaagaaaggaaggcagacagagaggtaggtgaaagggcaggggccagtgtgtgtgtgaaggttgggggggaatcgtGGGGAGGAATCGCGGGGggcgaatggggagggggaggtggcgagggaagaaggggtagagaggagtgtgtgcgtggatgtgtttgGTGGGGAAAGGTGTGGCAGAGCGCggtcggtgggtggctgtgtgtgtgtgtgtgtgtgtgtgtgtgtgtgtctgtgttcgctgggaagtggcggcggggcaagggggcggctatgggggtttgggtggtgaggctgtgtgtgtgtgtgtgtttgtgtgtgggtgcagggaagtggcggtggggaatggccatcgggaagggaccccaggtgggaaaggagtagggatggggtgtctcccccgggcggcggtcatttggtgggcagggagtccccggcagccgcgctctgcgtgactgccgggggctcccttgggcggcggcatGCATGCacggggctgagggaggcccgtgggctgggcgtccgcctgcccgtgcgccgtgagggaggccgtggcggcgggcgcgggctgggatggcggcggcggtgccggagtcgggcggggcggcggcggcgcgggcgcaTCGGGTGGCGCTGTGGGGCCGGGCGCGGGGCCTGTGCTGGCGTCTGCGGGCGCTGCAGGCGCAGCAGGTGGGTCTGGCGCGCAACGCGCGGCGTGGGGCGGCCCCCACTGGGCTCGGCGGTGCTGGGCTCGGAGCTCCGCCGCTTGGCCGCCAGCGCCTCCGCCCGCCTTTGCGCCACCCGGCGCGCCTGCGACTTCAACGCCACCGACAgcgcctccccgcccgcctcTGCGCGTCAGCCCGGCGGGAAAGGGAGcagctgcgcgcggctcgcagttgctggggctgggaatcggagggacccattggcaggcgctgcgcgcctgccgatgggtccctccgaATGTCTGTCccggggaagggtccaatccggacccttcctcatcacggacaaatcccaccttagaaccccttaaccatttatttcgtccgtggcgcccgcagcgccacgggcggtttaaagatgctcATTCTAACATGTCCTTAACATTCATTTTTCCAGGATTTCTCTTGGCCACCTAGCAAAACTAGAGTTTTGGACAAGAGATCATTGTACATTATACattggccactgaggaagacctctgtgggtcaaaatgcatttggtctgttcttcatgtgcagttagatatgtattgtttttactttgtttttaatattttatttattatatatttatataccaccctccccggaggttcggggcaatttacataaaaacgcataaacaatacatgaaataatcataacatataaataatactaaaaactgataattgtaacaatgcaaacaggtccagagcgcactgatgggaattctgggagggagggagcaggggccctttagacgttgttggttatgcctggtctcaaccaaatgcctggcggaagagctccttttttgcaggccctgcaggactgtttTAGCTccggtagggccctgatctcctctgggagcttattccaccaggtgggggcaaggatAGAGAATGATTTGgccctgggtcgaggccaggtgggcatCTTTAGGGACaaggatcattagccggttggtggtggcagagcgtagagctctttcaatgagcataggcagggaggtggtccctcaggtacactggggcctgaccacatatggcctttaAGGTAATTACCACTCCTCCCCGCCCTGCTgtctgagactggtggaggacagagaacccggcaggggctaggtctttgagggcgctttaatattggtgcactttaataaatatttgtaataattgtttaatattaacattttttgcagctcaacctttgagttcctgactttgttcaGCTTGGGTTTCtgtcccctttttggttttgcagagCCTACAAGCATGGCATCTTCTTActgtgtttgcccccccccccccggtaactgGTGTGGCAAGGTACACCACTTCTCCATGTGGGGCTTGCATGGCCATGCAGTTTTATCATCTAGTCTGACTGGCAGTACATATTTTTAAGGGTCTTTTCCCAGGGACTGAAGCCTGAACCATCCTTTCAGCCTGCTCACAAGCAGACCTAAAGTGTAGTATGAACAGTAACTTTTTTATTTCCAAATTATGGGGCTCTGGTTAAATGTCATCTCTAACTGAACATTTACCTGATTGGCAGCACCATCTCCATATAAGGTAAGGCAGATTTCATCTTTGCCAAAGTATTTGCATGCCAAGGCAACACCAGCTCCCAAAGGAACCTGAAATGGATTTCAAGACTCAGATCTCATCAAACAAAAGTTTATTAAAATTAATGCAGACCAATGCCTGTTACTAACAATAACGAAATAAAAAGTAAATTATTTACTATTTTTAAGTATGTAACATTTGACGTTTGCTTTTTCAGAGGTCCTTACAGATTATTAAGAGTACATTATaaactttattatattacagtaAAACTGTAAGCAGAATTAATGGAAAGAATTGGCTGCCACAAACATTAACCGAGTAGAGCCATACTTAGCCACTCAGCCCAAATTTGGCATGCTTAAGCCACCTGAAATAACTGGTTACATGCACAGATTCTGTTCTGGCTGAGACCtaaccttccctccccactcaacATACTATATTTATCTTTGTGTACCTTACCTGGGCACCAACAATTCCATTACCACCATAGAAGTTTTTGGCATACATGTGCATGGAGCCGCCTTTGCCTTTAGCACATCCACCTTTGCGTCCTAAAATAATTTTCAAAGAAAGTGATATTTCAATCTAATTTGGTGACCACAAGACCTACTTGCACTTCCCTTGTGAACTAGCGCTTCCCTTGTGAACTAGCtcttaaaaatataagaaaatgaaGTACAGCCAAGAAAATACATACAACAGCACAATAAATGACAACAGCATTCCCTTTATGAAAATGCTCTCCAGAACAATTCAATTGCATATATTCTGTGGAACAATACAAGGGTTGGAGCCTTTCCAGACTGTCTCTGAATAGCCATCCCACAAAGTGGGAGCTGCAACAGAGAACTCTTGGGTGCAGGTGGCTGATTATCTTTCCCATTTGCAGGATGACATCTTCAGGAGACAAATGCAAAATGCCACAGCAGAAAAGGTGGCACTTTAGATAGGTGGATTCTGTACCACAAAGTACTTTTCGAGTAATAATGGGCACTCTTTGTATCTGGGAATCAGCTGCCAATGTAGAACATGATGCATATTCCACCTAGTTCTCAATGGCAACCAGACAGCAACATTCCATGTCCCAGCTATACATCAGCTGAGGTTTCCAAGGTGAAGGCCCACATAAAGTACATTCACCTGGCCTTCAGGTTACCATATTACACATGGTACATAAGGACACGAACATAAAACATGGCCAGTGTTGTAGCTTCACAGTGACACAGTAATTCAAGTATAAAACTATCAAGTGCTGTACATACATATCTTGCAAGACAGGCCATAAAAGTTCTGCAACACCTTCCTAGGAAAGTTTGGTGGTTTCCAGATTTGAACTTTAGTTTCCTGGGTCTATTTATTACTGAACACCTACCTGTAAGCTCAGCAAGGATTTCACGAACTGTCACACCACGTGTGTAGGTAAAGCCATGAACGCGGTAGGCGGTGATCAAATGATCTGTTCTATTTATGGCAGACTCAAGTCCTACACAGCAGGCTTCCTGTGATAAAGGAAATTAAAGGAAAATAGCATACAGTGCCATGTTTTTACCCATGAAACACAAAACATTAGATAAACATTGAACAAATAGTTCACTGAAGAATTAatcacaaaaggaaaaaaaagcatTTTTCTTAGGGAAGACTGTAATTGTTGTGTATCATGTGACGCCAAATGTTAAGTAAGAACTAGCAATGAACAATCTGTATGAGATCCACTACCCCACTGGCTGAAATATAAATGCTAACATTTCCTGGAAATAATTGGGTTTTCTCCTaattatttcttatattttatgGACTCCAGATTACAAGGTTTTCATCTTTATTATAGGCATTTGTACTCAAAACAAATGAGGAGGCTGTTCTACAAATAAGAACTGTAACCATGATCAAAATTTAGATACCATTTACAGCTTTCCTTAATTGAAACTTCATAACTATCAATTTAACTTCATGAAATTTTAATTCCCTGTTCCTTTCTTTACTACTGTCGACATTAAAACACTAAAGAAGAAGCTTTATTAATGTGTTAATGTGGCTCTGGTAACATGTTAAGCCTCCTGTAAGGAACATGAAGCATTTATGCTCAGATGGAATCTATCTTTAAGCAGGGTGTGTTATGCTCAATAAAAAGCATAATTATGAAAGTTCCTATGAACTTGGTCTAGGAGTGACTGCAtcaaagtttaataaataaaaactactGCTAAATTGACACAAAGGTCTCACTGATCTCTATTTAAATGGGTATAAATTGTCAGGATTG includes the following:
- the PDHA1 gene encoding pyruvate dehydrogenase E1 component subunit alpha, somatic form, mitochondrial isoform X2, with product MRKMLLAALSRLLPASAAAAAHKPAARLVVASRNYADFANEASFDIKKCDLHRLEEGPPTTTIMTREQGLQYYKTMQIIRRMELKADQLYKQKIIRGFCHLYDGQEACCVGLESAINRTDHLITAYRVHGFTYTRGVTVREILAELTGRKGGCAKGKGGSMHMYAKNFYGGNGIVGAQVPLGAGVALACKYFGKDEICLTLYGDGAANQGQIFETFNMAALWKLPCIFICENNRYGMGTSVERAAASTDYYKRGDFIPGLRVDGMDVLAVREATKFAADHCRSGKGPIVMELQTYRYHGHSMSDPGISYRTREEIQEVRSKSDPITLLKDRMVNNNLASVEELKEIDVEVRKHIEDAAQFATTDPEPSLEELGNCIYSNEPPFEVRGPNQWTRYKSVG
- the PDHA1 gene encoding pyruvate dehydrogenase E1 component subunit alpha, somatic form, mitochondrial isoform X1, encoding MRKMLLAALSRLLPASAAAAAHKPGAVSEAARLVVASRNYADFANEASFDIKKCDLHRLEEGPPTTTIMTREQGLQYYKTMQIIRRMELKADQLYKQKIIRGFCHLYDGQEACCVGLESAINRTDHLITAYRVHGFTYTRGVTVREILAELTGRKGGCAKGKGGSMHMYAKNFYGGNGIVGAQVPLGAGVALACKYFGKDEICLTLYGDGAANQGQIFETFNMAALWKLPCIFICENNRYGMGTSVERAAASTDYYKRGDFIPGLRVDGMDVLAVREATKFAADHCRSGKGPIVMELQTYRYHGHSMSDPGISYRTREEIQEVRSKSDPITLLKDRMVNNNLASVEELKEIDVEVRKHIEDAAQFATTDPEPSLEELGNCIYSNEPPFEVRGPNQWTRYKSVG